A single region of the Hyalangium gracile genome encodes:
- a CDS encoding ribonucleoside-diphosphate reductase subunit alpha produces the protein MPAPAAAPQTPANELAPTMMRVRKRNGNAEPVDLNKIVRAVSRCCVGLSRVDALRVATKTISGLYDGATTKELDSLSIQTAAALIVDEPEYARLSARLLATYIQKEVSNQEIHSFSQSVAAGHKHGLIADRLLQFVQTNARKLNAAIDPARNDLFEYFGLRTVYDRYLLKNPQTREVIETPQDFFLRVACALTDSAKDAIELYRLFSSLEYLPSSPTLFNSGTRHEQLSSCFLLDSPADELEAIYKKYTDVAMLSKFSGGIGVAYHRVRARGSLIKSTNGHSNGIVPWLKTLDASVAAVNQGGKRKGACCVYLETWHADIEDFLELRDNTGDEARRTHNLNLANWVPDLFMKRVEQDAEWSLFDPKSTPHLTDLYGEAFEKAYAEAEAKGLAVRKVKARDLYARIMKTLAQTGNGWMTFKDISNRKSNQTAKDGNVIHLSNLCTEILEVTNASETAVCNLGSLNLGRMMVDGKFDFERLRANVALAIRQLDRVIDLNYYPIPTAAESNRKWRPVGLGLMGLQDVFFQLRLPFDAPEARALSKKISEEIYYAALTASCELAEQHGPHLTFPDTRAARGELQFDAWGVVPEDKARWDALRARIQKSGLRNSLMIAIAPTATIASIAGCYECIEPQVSNLFKRETLSGDFLQVNKYLVRELQALGLWNESMRSRLKLSEGSVQDLTELPADLKAVYRTAWEIPMRSLIDMAADRGAFIDQSQSLNLFVEAPNIGKLSSMYFYAWQKGLKTTYYMRSRPATRIAKATVGTPAGASITSTPNMPAASAAPVAAPTPAPAVTAAPEAPVYTEAEAVACSLENPEMCEACQ, from the coding sequence ATGCCCGCTCCGGCCGCCGCGCCGCAGACGCCCGCCAATGAGCTGGCCCCGACGATGATGCGGGTGCGCAAACGCAACGGCAATGCGGAGCCGGTGGACCTCAACAAGATCGTCCGGGCGGTGAGCCGCTGCTGCGTGGGCCTCTCGCGGGTGGACGCGCTCCGGGTGGCCACCAAGACGATCAGCGGCCTGTATGACGGGGCCACGACGAAGGAGCTGGACAGCCTGTCCATCCAGACGGCCGCGGCGCTCATCGTCGACGAGCCCGAGTACGCGCGCCTGTCGGCCCGGCTGCTGGCCACCTACATCCAGAAGGAAGTCTCCAACCAGGAGATCCACTCCTTCTCGCAGTCGGTGGCGGCGGGGCACAAGCACGGGCTCATCGCGGACCGGCTGCTGCAGTTCGTGCAGACCAACGCGCGCAAGCTGAACGCGGCCATCGATCCGGCTCGCAACGACCTGTTCGAGTACTTCGGCCTGCGCACCGTCTATGACCGCTACCTGCTGAAGAACCCGCAGACGCGCGAGGTCATCGAGACGCCGCAGGACTTCTTCCTCCGGGTGGCGTGCGCGCTGACGGACTCGGCCAAGGACGCCATCGAGCTGTACCGGCTGTTCAGCTCGCTGGAGTACCTGCCCAGCTCGCCCACGCTGTTCAACTCGGGCACGCGGCACGAGCAGCTCTCCAGCTGCTTCCTGCTGGACTCGCCGGCCGACGAGCTGGAGGCCATCTACAAGAAGTACACGGACGTGGCGATGCTCTCGAAGTTCTCGGGCGGCATCGGCGTGGCGTACCACCGGGTGCGCGCGCGCGGCTCGCTGATCAAGTCGACGAACGGGCACTCCAACGGCATCGTCCCGTGGCTGAAGACGTTGGACGCGTCGGTGGCGGCGGTGAACCAGGGCGGCAAGCGCAAGGGCGCGTGCTGCGTGTACCTGGAGACGTGGCACGCGGACATCGAGGACTTCCTCGAGCTGCGTGACAACACGGGCGACGAGGCGCGCCGCACGCACAACCTGAACCTGGCCAACTGGGTGCCGGACCTGTTCATGAAGCGGGTGGAGCAGGACGCCGAGTGGTCCCTGTTCGATCCGAAGTCGACGCCGCACCTGACGGACCTGTACGGCGAGGCCTTCGAGAAGGCGTACGCCGAGGCCGAGGCCAAGGGCCTGGCGGTGCGCAAGGTGAAGGCCAGGGATTTGTACGCGCGCATCATGAAGACGCTGGCGCAGACGGGTAACGGCTGGATGACCTTCAAGGACATCAGCAACCGCAAGAGCAACCAGACGGCGAAGGACGGCAACGTCATCCACCTGTCGAACCTGTGCACGGAGATCCTCGAGGTGACGAACGCCTCGGAGACGGCGGTGTGCAACCTGGGCTCGCTGAACCTGGGCCGGATGATGGTGGACGGAAAGTTCGACTTCGAGCGGCTGCGGGCCAACGTGGCGCTGGCCATCCGGCAGCTCGACCGGGTGATCGATCTCAACTACTACCCCATCCCGACGGCGGCGGAGTCCAACCGCAAGTGGCGCCCGGTGGGTCTGGGGCTGATGGGCCTGCAGGACGTGTTCTTCCAGCTGCGGCTGCCGTTCGACGCGCCCGAGGCCCGCGCGCTGTCGAAGAAGATCTCCGAGGAGATCTACTACGCGGCGCTGACCGCCTCGTGCGAGCTGGCCGAGCAGCATGGGCCGCACCTGACGTTCCCGGACACGCGGGCGGCGCGGGGCGAGCTCCAGTTCGACGCGTGGGGCGTGGTGCCCGAGGACAAGGCGCGCTGGGACGCGCTGCGCGCGCGCATCCAGAAGTCGGGGCTGCGCAACTCGCTGATGATCGCGATCGCGCCCACGGCGACGATCGCGTCCATCGCGGGCTGCTACGAGTGCATCGAGCCGCAGGTGTCCAACCTCTTCAAGCGCGAGACGCTGTCGGGTGACTTCCTGCAGGTGAACAAGTACCTGGTGCGGGAGCTGCAGGCGCTGGGGCTGTGGAACGAGTCGATGCGCTCGCGGCTGAAGCTGTCCGAGGGCAGCGTGCAGGACCTGACGGAGCTGCCGGCGGACCTCAAGGCGGTGTACCGCACGGCGTGGGAGATCCCCATGCGCTCGCTGATCGACATGGCGGCGGACCGGGGCGCGTTCATCGACCAGAGCCAGTCGCTGAACCTCTTCGTGGAGGCGCCGAACATCGGGAAGCTGTCCTCGATGTACTTCTACGCTTGGCAGAAGGGGCTGAAGACGACGTACTACATGCGCTCGCGTCCTGCGACGCGCATCGCGAAGGCCACGGTGGGCACTCCGGCGGGGGCGAGCATCACCTCCACGCCGAACATGCCGGCGGCCAGCGCGGCTCCGGTGGCGGCCCCCACGCCCGCTCCCGCGGTGACGGCGGCGCCCGAGGCTCCGGTGTACACGGAGGCCGAGGCGGTGGCCTGCTCGCTGGAGAACCCGGAGATGTGCGAGGCCTGCCAGTAG
- a CDS encoding IF-2 protein yields the protein MNGNPQQGFGARAMRTLTRLVVTLLVLAMGGAVAFLLSQLNARTFTLAVDSGQLIVMKGRMLPWGALPFRPSDVGLADTYAPIPLENHDVPASLLTQRFSERDELDRALFTQLEALARPRIASDEPPRVERGVYYLRRAERLTGLSEEQRTSLKRMLAEVAYYQARQRMEDARKLIAEALAQLRLASESDTRHARSANQMLSQVEPAANALEESLRKAVHTLSAPPSQEQAPAPTPTPPAAPTAGGEPQPAPPDQPLSPDAGSAPP from the coding sequence ATGAACGGCAACCCTCAGCAAGGCTTCGGCGCCAGGGCCATGCGGACCCTCACGCGGTTGGTGGTGACGCTGCTCGTGCTGGCGATGGGCGGCGCGGTGGCGTTCCTGCTCTCCCAGCTCAACGCGCGCACCTTCACGCTGGCGGTGGACAGCGGGCAGCTCATCGTCATGAAGGGGCGGATGCTGCCCTGGGGTGCACTGCCCTTCCGGCCGAGCGACGTAGGGCTGGCGGACACGTACGCCCCCATCCCGCTGGAGAACCACGACGTCCCCGCGAGCCTCCTCACCCAGCGCTTCAGCGAGCGGGACGAGCTGGACCGGGCCCTCTTCACCCAGCTGGAGGCGCTAGCCCGGCCGCGCATCGCCTCGGACGAGCCGCCCCGGGTGGAGCGCGGCGTCTACTACCTGCGACGCGCCGAGCGCCTCACCGGCCTCAGCGAGGAGCAGCGCACCTCTCTCAAGCGGATGCTGGCGGAGGTGGCCTACTACCAGGCCCGGCAGCGCATGGAGGACGCGCGCAAGCTCATCGCCGAGGCGCTGGCCCAGCTCCGGCTTGCCTCCGAGAGTGACACCCGGCACGCACGCAGCGCGAACCAGATGCTCTCCCAGGTGGAGCCCGCCGCCAACGCCCTGGAGGAGTCCCTCCGCAAGGCCGTCCACACCCTCAGCGCGCCCCCGTCCCAGGAGCAGGCCCCGGCCCCCACCCCCACCCCGCCCGCGGCCCCTACCGCCGGCGGAGAGCCCCAGCCCGCCCCTCCAGACCAGCCCCTGAGTCCGGATGCAGGCAGTGCCCCCCCCTGA